The following are encoded in a window of Kitasatospora sp. NBC_01250 genomic DNA:
- a CDS encoding AMP-binding protein translates to MESQPNPTSAPFRSEIVQILEVLAADREREAIRHQGQVLTAGELLDLTHRLARAMQARGIGRGRTVTLLSGNLPAAIAARYAAGLLGCRVNQLYTKLPAETQAVMVRDVETHTLIVDPPHAERAAELTAAAPVAGVLALGPAAGTTDLLALAAEQSAGPFASLARPQDVRTIRHSGGTTGHSKGICVSYGQVRPFGPDLPGEPGRPPRLLVCTTIAHAAGQMADKVLRAGGSVVLLPEFDAATVLAAIESERITDLFLMPPLLYQLIDHPAAARTDTSSLRRLSYGGCQASPARIIDALRLLGPVLVQLYGQHEAGIISVLAAEDHDPLRPERLLSVGRIAPGYQVVIRDEAGRELPAGMPGEVCVRSDTLMQGYWKQPELTAEAVRDGWLHTGDIGRLDQDGYLTIVDRLKDLINTGGGHVYTSEVEDLLNSHPQVRQSAVFGVRDADQVERVHAVVVPVTGAAVTAEELRALVRERRGVTHEPARIGFAEALPLTDAGKPDKKVLRSLAEQALAGAVD, encoded by the coding sequence ATGGAGAGCCAGCCGAACCCCACCAGCGCCCCCTTCCGGTCCGAAATCGTCCAGATCCTGGAGGTGTTGGCCGCCGACCGCGAGCGGGAGGCGATCCGCCACCAGGGGCAGGTCCTGACCGCCGGCGAACTGCTCGACCTGACCCACCGGTTGGCCCGGGCCATGCAGGCCCGGGGCATCGGGCGGGGCCGGACCGTCACCCTGCTGAGCGGGAACCTGCCGGCCGCGATCGCCGCGCGCTACGCCGCGGGCCTGCTCGGCTGCCGGGTCAACCAGCTCTACACCAAGCTGCCCGCCGAGACCCAGGCGGTCATGGTGCGCGACGTCGAGACGCACACCCTGATCGTCGACCCGCCGCACGCCGAACGCGCCGCCGAGCTCACCGCAGCGGCCCCGGTGGCCGGCGTCCTGGCCCTCGGGCCGGCGGCCGGCACGACCGACCTGCTGGCGCTGGCCGCCGAGCAGTCGGCCGGCCCGTTCGCCAGCCTGGCGCGCCCGCAGGACGTGCGGACCATCCGGCACTCCGGTGGCACCACCGGCCACTCCAAGGGCATCTGCGTCAGCTACGGGCAGGTCCGGCCGTTCGGTCCCGACCTGCCCGGCGAGCCGGGCCGGCCGCCGCGGCTGCTGGTCTGCACCACCATCGCGCACGCGGCCGGGCAGATGGCCGACAAGGTGCTGCGAGCCGGCGGCAGCGTGGTGCTGCTGCCGGAGTTCGACGCGGCCACCGTGCTGGCGGCGATCGAGAGCGAGCGGATCACCGACCTGTTCCTGATGCCGCCCCTGCTCTACCAGCTGATCGACCACCCGGCCGCGGCGCGGACCGACACCAGCAGCCTGCGACGGCTGAGCTACGGCGGCTGCCAGGCCTCCCCGGCACGGATCATCGACGCGCTGCGCCTGCTCGGGCCGGTCCTCGTCCAGCTCTACGGGCAGCACGAGGCGGGCATCATCAGCGTGCTGGCCGCCGAGGACCACGACCCGCTGCGCCCCGAGCGACTGCTCTCGGTGGGCCGGATCGCGCCCGGCTACCAGGTGGTGATCCGCGACGAGGCGGGCCGCGAGCTGCCCGCGGGCATGCCCGGCGAGGTCTGCGTGCGCTCCGACACCCTGATGCAGGGCTACTGGAAGCAGCCGGAGCTGACCGCCGAAGCGGTCCGGGACGGCTGGCTGCACACCGGCGACATCGGCCGGCTGGACCAGGACGGCTACCTGACCATCGTGGACCGGCTGAAGGACCTGATCAACACCGGGGGCGGGCACGTCTACACCTCCGAGGTGGAGGACCTGCTCAACTCCCACCCCCAGGTCCGCCAGAGCGCGGTCTTCGGTGTCCGGGACGCGGACCAGGTGGAGCGGGTGCACGCGGTGGTGGTGCCGGTGACGGGCGCCGCGGTCACGGCGGAGGAGCTGCGTGCCCTGGTGCGCGAGCGGCGCGGGGTGACGCACGAGCCGGCCCGGATCGGCTTCGCCGAGGCGCTGCCGCTGACCGACGCGGGCAAGCCGGACAAGAAGGTGCTGCGGAGCCTGGCCGAGCAGGCCTTGGCAGGTGCGGTGGACTAG
- a CDS encoding acyl-CoA dehydrogenase family protein: MSANGILPILKRHPELGELHTRLSAFLDTHLPVPLCEEADRPDWLELRRKAAAAGLTGVDLADAGAAVREGSAAGGRVAQGMAMFLAGERDCDAREVFSSGHGAMALTYGTPELARLVHEQVVVDGRLAGVASSEPQSGSDLRGFRATLVDHGGHYTLSGSKGLISRVEEACGFVVFAKIVTAAQAGTVDLREVPLSAVWLPMDTKGVLTETTDPLGMRGWSFGHLHFVDAQLPKDLLLGAPGEGRRIFDAHFSAWRLMMSLVCLGAAAAAIQEAADRTRRRTVGRLSLAAIPSVAARLGTAAAEVEAATAWCFALLERIDQGDVDAAACSAAKALATDAAYRAVDLALQLHGSEGYTRRTPMEKRLRDIRGLRIADGPNDTLYSVLAHAMLTESQEPLQAVPSESLRPLASR; encoded by the coding sequence GTGTCTGCCAACGGAATCCTGCCGATACTCAAGCGCCACCCGGAACTCGGGGAGCTGCACACCCGCCTGAGCGCCTTCCTGGACACCCATCTGCCCGTCCCGCTGTGCGAGGAGGCCGACCGGCCCGACTGGCTCGAGCTGCGCCGCAAGGCGGCCGCGGCCGGGCTCACCGGGGTCGACCTGGCGGACGCCGGTGCCGCCGTGCGGGAGGGGAGCGCGGCGGGCGGGCGGGTCGCCCAGGGGATGGCCATGTTCCTCGCGGGGGAGCGGGACTGCGACGCGCGCGAGGTCTTCAGCAGCGGGCACGGCGCGATGGCGCTGACCTACGGGACGCCCGAGCTGGCCCGGCTGGTCCACGAACAGGTGGTCGTCGACGGCAGGTTGGCCGGTGTCGCGTCCAGCGAGCCGCAGTCCGGATCGGACCTGCGCGGCTTTCGCGCCACGCTGGTCGACCACGGCGGCCACTACACGCTGTCGGGCTCCAAGGGGCTGATCAGCCGGGTCGAGGAGGCATGCGGGTTCGTCGTCTTCGCCAAGATCGTCACGGCCGCCCAGGCCGGCACCGTCGACCTGCGCGAGGTGCCGCTGTCCGCGGTCTGGCTGCCGATGGACACCAAGGGCGTGCTGACCGAGACCACCGACCCGCTGGGCATGCGGGGTTGGAGCTTCGGGCACCTGCACTTCGTGGACGCGCAGCTGCCCAAGGACCTGCTGCTCGGGGCGCCCGGCGAGGGCCGGCGGATCTTCGACGCGCACTTCTCCGCCTGGCGGCTGATGATGTCGCTGGTCTGCCTGGGAGCCGCCGCAGCCGCGATCCAGGAGGCCGCGGACCGCACCCGCCGGCGCACCGTCGGGCGGCTGTCGCTGGCCGCCATCCCGTCCGTCGCCGCCCGGCTGGGAACGGCCGCGGCCGAGGTCGAGGCCGCCACCGCCTGGTGCTTCGCGCTGCTGGAGCGGATCGACCAGGGGGACGTGGACGCCGCCGCCTGCTCGGCCGCCAAGGCCCTGGCCACCGACGCGGCCTACCGCGCGGTGGACCTGGCCCTGCAGCTGCACGGCAGCGAGGGCTACACCCGGCGGACCCCGATGGAGAAGCGGCTGCGGGACATCCGCGGGCTGCGGATCGCGGACGGCCCCAACGACACGCTCTACAGCGTGCTGGCGCACGCCATGCTGACGGAGAGTCAGGAGCCGTTGCAGGCCGTGCCGTCCGAGTCCCTGCGACCGCTGGCCAGCCGCTGA
- a CDS encoding 2,3,4,5-tetrahydropyridine-2,6-dicarboxylate N-succinyltransferase, producing the protein MQSRTADVATLRTEIEELWERRDEIPLDGAEAAAAVDAAIGLLDTGRARVAELVDGEIVVHDWLKAAILLLYKQAQPQPSQFGPFECADKIPLKTGIAGSGVQVSPGAVIRRGSFQEPGAVVMPSHIGIGSYVGEGTLVDSWVGIGSCAQIGRNVHLSGGVGLGGMIEPPMARPVVIEDDAFIGARSMIYSGARVGEGALLGAGSLLTDTIPVIDAATGEELSRGSVPPWTVAVPASRPREFAGGTFGLPCLLVIKHLKKGERHDKAKLNDVVRTQPPVLNL; encoded by the coding sequence ATGCAGAGCCGGACTGCCGATGTGGCGACCCTGCGAACCGAGATCGAGGAGCTGTGGGAGCGGCGGGACGAGATCCCGCTGGACGGCGCCGAGGCGGCGGCCGCCGTGGACGCGGCGATCGGGCTGCTGGACACCGGGCGGGCCCGGGTGGCGGAGCTGGTGGACGGTGAGATCGTGGTCCACGACTGGCTGAAGGCCGCGATCCTGCTGCTCTACAAGCAGGCCCAGCCGCAGCCCTCGCAGTTCGGGCCCTTCGAGTGCGCCGACAAGATCCCGCTGAAGACCGGCATCGCCGGCTCCGGGGTCCAGGTCTCGCCCGGTGCGGTGATCCGGCGCGGCAGCTTCCAGGAGCCCGGCGCGGTGGTGATGCCCAGTCACATCGGCATCGGCTCCTACGTCGGCGAGGGCACCCTGGTCGACTCCTGGGTCGGTATCGGCTCCTGCGCCCAGATCGGGCGCAATGTGCACCTGTCGGGCGGGGTGGGGCTCGGCGGCATGATCGAGCCGCCGATGGCCAGGCCCGTGGTGATCGAGGACGACGCCTTCATCGGCGCCCGCTCGATGATCTACAGCGGCGCCCGGGTCGGCGAGGGCGCCCTGCTCGGCGCCGGCTCGCTGCTGACCGACACCATTCCGGTCATCGACGCCGCGACCGGCGAGGAGCTCAGTCGCGGCTCGGTGCCGCCGTGGACCGTCGCGGTGCCCGCCAGCCGGCCGCGCGAGTTCGCCGGCGGCACCTTCGGCCTGCCCTGCCTGCTGGTGATCAAGCACCTGAAGAAGGGCGAGCGCCACGACAAGGCCAAGCTCAACGACGTGGTGCGCACCCAGCCGCCGGTGCTGAACCTCTGA
- a CDS encoding multicopper oxidase domain-containing protein has protein sequence MSADQAQDEKRDDRTEHGRRSVVRTLLGGGAAAALAGTAGPASAAPAPAGTPAPVRRQEAHDPFAADTFRPSGRVREYWIQAESFRHNPVPTGHDAMMGHHVDADRLTFWAVGFRAYTPNWEHPLDADLGPDGLGANQGVPGPVLRAEVGDLIRVHFRNNDAHYRWPHSIHPHGVRYNRENDGGWVADDPDRPGAAVPFGQSYTYTWACPPSSVGTWLYHDHSTPQSIPAPAGAGTGPAHKEYGLDESQRLSSGDPVMEIGAELGLFGVLVVTDEQTPEVDCEFVLFLHDAYKADIPSLGQNLNLFNGGAFLGNTPTFTAREGDRVRWRIAALGQEFHVFHLHGHRWRGGPGHQDWVDSQMIGPSTTLTIEYLEDNPGDWLYHCHVIHHMMGGMVGRYQVT, from the coding sequence ATGTCGGCTGATCAGGCCCAAGACGAGAAGCGAGACGACAGGACCGAACACGGCCGCCGGTCCGTGGTGCGGACCCTGCTGGGCGGCGGCGCCGCCGCCGCGCTGGCCGGCACCGCCGGGCCCGCGTCCGCCGCCCCGGCCCCCGCGGGCACCCCGGCACCGGTCCGGCGCCAGGAGGCCCACGACCCGTTCGCCGCCGACACCTTCCGGCCCAGCGGCCGGGTGCGCGAGTACTGGATCCAGGCCGAGTCCTTCCGGCACAACCCGGTGCCCACCGGCCACGACGCCATGATGGGCCATCATGTCGACGCCGACAGGCTGACGTTCTGGGCGGTCGGCTTCCGCGCCTACACGCCGAACTGGGAGCACCCGCTCGACGCCGACCTCGGCCCCGACGGACTCGGTGCCAACCAGGGCGTCCCAGGGCCGGTGCTGCGCGCCGAGGTCGGCGACCTGATCCGGGTGCACTTCCGCAACAACGACGCGCACTACCGCTGGCCGCACAGCATCCACCCGCACGGTGTGCGCTACAACCGGGAGAACGACGGCGGCTGGGTGGCCGACGACCCCGACCGGCCCGGCGCGGCCGTCCCGTTCGGCCAGAGCTACACCTACACCTGGGCCTGCCCGCCCAGTTCGGTGGGCACCTGGCTCTACCACGACCACTCGACCCCGCAGTCGATCCCCGCGCCGGCCGGCGCGGGCACAGGGCCCGCGCACAAGGAGTACGGGCTGGACGAGTCCCAACGGCTCAGCTCCGGCGACCCGGTGATGGAGATCGGTGCCGAACTCGGCCTGTTCGGCGTCCTGGTGGTCACCGACGAGCAGACCCCCGAGGTCGACTGCGAGTTCGTGCTCTTCCTGCACGACGCCTACAAGGCCGACATCCCCTCCCTGGGCCAGAACCTCAACCTCTTCAACGGCGGCGCCTTCCTCGGCAACACCCCGACCTTCACCGCGCGGGAGGGCGACCGGGTGCGGTGGCGGATCGCCGCGCTGGGGCAGGAGTTCCACGTCTTCCACCTGCACGGCCACCGCTGGCGCGGCGGTCCCGGTCACCAGGACTGGGTGGACTCCCAGATGATCGGCCCCTCCACCACGCTGACCATCGAGTACCTGGAGGACAACCCCGGCGACTGGCTCTACCACTGCCACGTCATCCACCACATGATGGGCGGCATGGTCGGTCGCTACCAAGTGACCTGA